GAGAGGGTCTTCAGGCCGCCGCCCGGGATGAGCATGGAGAGGAGGCCCTGGAGGTCCATCTCCAGGTTCCTGGCGACGGAGTCGCCCGAGAGCGGCCCGGCGGCGAGCTCGGTCGCGTAGGTCTGCCTGCGGACCATCGACGCGATCGCGTTGTAGGCGTCGACGAAGGCCTGTACCCGGCTGCGCGTCCCGTCGCGATCGTCCTGGAGGGACAGCGTCTCGGGGGCGGAGCTCTGCGCCTTGAGCTCGAGGCGCACGCCAGGGAGCAGATCGTCGATCCGGTTGCTCGTGCGCTCGATCGCGAGGTCGTCGAGGGTGAAGCGGGCGTTCTGTGCGGAGGCGCGGACCTCCACGTTCGCCGTGGGATCGTCGGGGTCGTCGCCGAAGAGCGCGGCGCCGGTGGATCCGGTGAGGGTCTGGCGGATCACCAAGGCCGAGTCGGGAGCGGCGTCGATCGGGTGGCCCGAATCCCGGTTCGAGATCGAGAGGTGGGCCCGCCTGCCATCGAAGATCACCGTCGCGGACACGGGCGCGCCGGAGGCCGCGATGGCGGCGGCGACGTCGGCGAGGGTCGCGCCCTCGGCGATGTCGACGCCGAAGCTCTGGCCCTGCACCTCGAGGTCGAGACGGCCCGCGCGAACCTTTGCGTCCGCGTCGGCGAAGGTGGCGGACGTGGTCCGCGCCACGGTGGCCAGGGATTGGACCGCGATGGAGTAGTTGCCGGGAGACGCGCCGGTGGTCGCGGTGGCCGTGAACGCGCTGTTGGTGCTGGCGACCTTCACTGAGCGGACCCCGTCTCGGGCCATCGAGTGGGTCGTGTTTCCGAAGGTGGAGAGTCGCGAGAGGAGATCGCCGAAGGCGGAGACCTGGACCTTCAGCGCCGACTTGCGCTGCTGGATCAGCGCGATCGGCCGCGACTCCAGCGAGACCATCTTGTCGATGATGAGCTGCGAGTCGATCCCGGAGATCAGCCCGCCGACGAAGTTCGCCATCTCGCCTCGGTCCTTGTGCGAAGGGGCCGGGAGGAGCGTTCATCCTCCTCCCGGCGGGTTCAGCGAAACGCTTTAGCCGAGGAGCTTCAGCGCCATCTGCGGCATCTGGTTCGCCTGGGCGAGGACGGAGACGCCGGCCTGCATGAGGATCTGCGCCTTCGTCATCTCGGCGGTCTCGGCGGCAACGTCGGCGTCGCGGATCCGGCTCTCGGAGGCCGAGAGGTTCTCCGCGGTGACGTTGATGTTCTCGATGGCGTGATCGAGGCGGTTCTGGGCGGCGCCGAGGGTCGCACGCATGTCGCTGACCGAGTTGATCGCGGCCTTGATCCCGTCGATGAGCGCGGACGCGTCGTCGGCGGTTGCTCCGGAGTCCGGATCCGTCGGGTCGAAGTCGGCGGCGGCGTCGAGGAGGTCCTGGATGGCGTCGTCCAGGTCGGAGGCGAACTCATCCATCTTGATGCTCTTGAAGTCGACGCCCAGCTTGTCGTCCTTGCCGGTGCCGATCTGGAACTCGATCGTCTTGTCCTCGCCGAGCATCTTCACGCCGTTGAAGTTCACGCGATCGGCGATGGAGGTGATTTCGGCCCGAAGGTCGCCGACCTCCTTCGCGATCAGGCCGCGGTTTTCGTTGGAGAGCGTGGCGTTCGACGCCTGCAGCGCGAGCGTGTTCATGCGCTGCAGCATCGAGTGGACTTCCTGGAGCGCGCCTTCGGCCGTCTGGATGAAGGAGATGCCATCCTGCGCGTTGCGCGAGGCCTGGTTGAGGCCCGAGATCTGCGAGCGGAGCACCTCGCTGATGGCGAGGCCGGCGGCGTCGTCGCCCGCCTTGGTGATCCGGTAGCCCGAGGAGAGCTTGGCGAGGCTGGTGTTGAGGGTGTTCTGGGTGGAGTAGAGGTTTCGCTGGGCGTTCAGCGAGCCCACGTTGGTACGGATGCTCATCGTCATGGGAAGGATCTCCTTGCGGCACGCGAGGGGCGCCGCCTCCCCTCTCTTCGGTACGGACCCGCGGACGGTTAAGGGCGGATCATCCGGCGCATGTGGAGCAGCAGCCGGCGCAGCACCACCGAGCGGGCGTAGAGGAGCTCGAGGCCCGATGCCGGCGCTCCGCGGAGCCGGACGTCGAAGGCGTGGAAGCGCATCGCCGGAAAGGAGGTCGTCGGCCAGACGGAGAGCAGCGCCGTAGCCGCTCCTGCCCACCGGAGCGCGCCGCCCCTGCCGAAGCGCTCGCCGAGCAGCGTGAGACGGAGGTCATGGAGGAGCTCGCCCTCGACGCCGACGGCGACGGGTTCGGTCTCTGGAGGCGCCGCGGTCATCGCGCGCCTCGCGCCGGAGACGCGCACGGTAAGGACCGTGGGCTCCCGTGCGCTCCGTAGGAGCTCGCGCGCTTCGGCGAGGTGCGCCTCGAGGCGGGAGGGGTGGACCTCCTCACGGACGCGGAAGCCGCGCGAGTCGGCGTAGATCAGCGTCGCCAGGGGTGCGCCGTCGTCGAGGACGAGGCAGTCGACGGTGCCGCGTGGCGGGAGCCCCACGTGGCCGCCGGCGGCGCCCAGGTCGGGTGCCTCCGGATCCGGGACGTAGCGGCGGGGCCTCGAGAGGAAGGCTCGCAGCCCGTATCGCCGGGGCGTGCCGCCGTGGCGGAGGAGCACGCTGCCGCCCACTTCGGCGGCGAGGGGCGTCTCCGCTCCTGCCCTCGCGGCGAGGCGGGCGAGCCGCGACGCGGCCGGCTCCGCGGTCGCGTCCTCGGCGAGGATCTCGACCTGCCTGCCGCTGCTGGCGTCGGCGATCACGCGGCGCACCGCTTCTCCGGCGAGGAGGCGGCGCGCGGTGGGGCGGTGCTTCGGGGAGAGGGCGACGGCGAGAGGATTGCGCAGGCTGTTGCGGCGTCGCGGGCCGCGGTTGAGGGGATCGAGCGGCGGTCCTTCGAAGGCGTGGACGCCGATCGAGAGCAGGAAGGTGCGGCGCTGTACGGCGCGCTCGAGCCGGCGGGCGATCCCGGGCCAGGGCGGGTCGAGGCGCGGCGCGAGGCTGCCGTCCGCACGTCCCAGGATCGCGAGCCCGCGGACGAGGGCGGTCTCGAGGGGGCCCGCCGCCTCGCCGCCGCCGAGCTCGATCAGCTCCTCGAGGCCGAGGCGGCCGCTCCCGGCGGCGGCGACGTCGAAGGCCGTCTCGAGGAAGGCGGGGAGCCCCCTCGGCG
The Vulgatibacter incomptus DNA segment above includes these coding regions:
- the fliD gene encoding flagellar filament capping protein FliD; this translates as MANFVGGLISGIDSQLIIDKMVSLESRPIALIQQRKSALKVQVSAFGDLLSRLSTFGNTTHSMARDGVRSVKVASTNSAFTATATTGASPGNYSIAVQSLATVARTTSATFADADAKVRAGRLDLEVQGQSFGVDIAEGATLADVAAAIAASGAPVSATVIFDGRRAHLSISNRDSGHPIDAAPDSALVIRQTLTGSTGAALFGDDPDDPTANVEVRASAQNARFTLDDLAIERTSNRIDDLLPGVRLELKAQSSAPETLSLQDDRDGTRSRVQAFVDAYNAIASMVRRQTYATELAAGPLSGDSVARNLEMDLQGLLSMLIPGGGLKTLSEAGIALGRDGLLSVDGAAMDEALARDPSALDRLFRGENGLDSAIQALVKRYTNSKDGLLVDRKSGLEATIKRMDEDVEAKQAHIEKFREGLMRRFTALEETLSKLGNTKNYLDALEKAREKK
- a CDS encoding flagellin, which translates into the protein MTMSIRTNVGSLNAQRNLYSTQNTLNTSLAKLSSGYRITKAGDDAAGLAISEVLRSQISGLNQASRNAQDGISFIQTAEGALQEVHSMLQRMNTLALQASNATLSNENRGLIAKEVGDLRAEITSIADRVNFNGVKMLGEDKTIEFQIGTGKDDKLGVDFKSIKMDEFASDLDDAIQDLLDAAADFDPTDPDSGATADDASALIDGIKAAINSVSDMRATLGAAQNRLDHAIENINVTAENLSASESRIRDADVAAETAEMTKAQILMQAGVSVLAQANQMPQMALKLLG